The genomic region GTAGGAAAAAAACTAAAGGCTAACAGAGAAACTAAACAACCCTAACAATAGATGCAAAAATGTACCAACAGAGCTTCCATTCTACCAAAAATGGGACAAAAACACTGACAACAGGGGGAGAAATACCAACCTTGCCCCAAAATCAAGTTCTTCTGTACCATTGCTTCTGTTTTTATTGATATAATATGGTACCCAATCTGATATAACACGTGATCCGGGTAGCAGACCCTCAGCAACTGATTCTTGAAGTGTCAAAGAAGCGGATTCGGTGGGCAAACTACCACAAACTGGCGTCACATTATCTGTTGCAGAATAAGCAGATATTGCTGAACCAAAGTGAGATGCTGTATCAAGGAAAATAGAATCAGTTGGCACATAATTGCTCTGATCCCTCTCCATACTTTTACATACTTCCCAAGCAAGTAAAAGCCATTTGATGGTGCTCGGTTGAAATCTTAATTCTACAGGTTCAATATAAGCATCTACATCCACTTTCCCTATGTCTAAAGATCCATTCTTCCAAGGAATACTTAATTTTAAGTTCCCTGAAAATCCGCCTCTTCTCCCAGTCATTATCGGAGTGGTAACACCTGGAGGACGGCCCCCTGAAATAAATTCACCAAATGTTCTCTCTGTCACAGATGGATTAAATTTTTGATTATCAACATCATCCATTTGAAGCAGTTCAAGTACTGCTCCCTGAAACTTGACAAAGGTAGTTAGTTGACTATTCCCCAGAAAGTTCACAGTTCTTGCATCAGTGTTTTGATTAGCATCTTCAGAAACACCTGTTCCGCATTCTGCTTCAGAAATGCGAAGAACCAAGGTTGAAAGAGACCCGGATGTCTTCCGGTCCTTCTCTAAACAAGGATCAAAGGCAACAATTAACTTTTTTATCCTTACGTGGAAGCTGGTAAGCAACCACTTTACCATCTTTGCAATGGTTTTAACACCTTCATGCACATCCCTGGTTGATTTCGTGGCACTGTCCATCATATCAGCATCAAACTTCCCGGTGTTACTACTATCTTGGTTCTGGTTACCACTTCCAGCTGTAGCTGGAGAATTCTTCTCCGTACAAGGAGCTAGCACGAGCTCGAGCTCATTTACTTCAACCTCACAACCGTTCCCCTTCCACGGCATCCTAACTAATAGCGAACCAATAGATCCTTCTTTTATCATCATCAATGCTGCCGCACCAATCTGGAAAAACATCCACCATAACAAAGGAACAAATACACAAAGTTATAAGCTACAATAAGTTTCTCTAAACTCCACTATAACTGAAAACAATATCGTTTGCGAGGATAAAATTCTATTAGAGAAAGTTTGGTTTCAGTTTCATCAGAAACTTGAGTATTTTTCTTTGTTCTGTTTCAATTAAAGAGCTATTATTTGGTTCCTTCTATATCCTAGGCAAGTTAATTCTACAATATCGATCACAGACTACTGTCGAAAAATTCCGATTTCTATAAACAAAGAACAACTGGAAACAATTATCCAGCTCTGCTGCATCATCATCAAAAACAAAGAAGAGGCAATTCCGAACCGAAAACAGAGAGAGAGAGAGAGAGAGAGAGAGAGAGAGAGAGCTGTGGTTACCTTCTGGTTAAGAAAATCAACATTGAGAGCGAGGTCGCTGAGCTGAATGGTGCCCTCGGCGAACTGGACGTCGAGCTGGTCGACATCGATGTCGCCGAGAATGAACTGGCCGAGCTTCTTCTTCAACACGAACTTGCAGACTCTCTTGACGGCCCACCGCGAGAACATCGCCTCCGCCGACTTCGCGATGTTCCACATGGCCGCCGCCGCCTCGGAATTCCAAATTTAGGGTTTGCGAAACGCTGCGTTTTGGCCCCAACCTCTTTCTGTGTGTGTATGGAGAATTTGGTTGTGGGGTTTTGATATGATTAGAGAAGAGAGAGAGAGAGAGAGAGAGAGAAGTTGGGTGGGAGAGAGGGAGGAATAATATGACGACGAGTCGGTCGCCGGAGAGAAGACTGTTGTTTTTGGCTTTGTTCTTCTTTTTTTTGGTGTCGTGTGTTTCTGCGTTTCCTTTTCCGCGTCGGCGTCTCCCGGGGTTTTTAATTTTTCTTGCTTTTTATATATGGCTGTCTAATTGCAAAATGTTCGATTCAATTCTGTTTGAAAAATACGACAGAACATAGAATCCTTTGCAAGTTGGTAAATATTTGGACAAAATAGAGATTTTTTCTTTAAAATTGAGGTACTTGTTGTGTCAGATGAATTTCTACTAATAAAGAACAATATGTCGTTTGAAGAATTTCGACCATTTTTTTTATCTTTTCATTTTATTATTTGAAACAATTTCTAAACTTGGTGATGATATGGTTAGAAACTTGAAGATAAATGCATGCTTCTTCTCTTCATCATCTTCTTTTTGTTGACAGTCGCCTCTTTGCTTATAGGGTTTATAGGCATGTTGATGATAAATTTTTCAGTGCTCTCGAAGGATCATCTAACGTGTTTTTTTATTCTATTTAAATTTTGACATATGAATTTTCATGATTAAAAACAATTTTAACGATTTTGTCAAATATCATTTTGGATTTTTTGTTGATTTTTTAAATCCTAACCCCTAACCTCTAAACTCTAGGTCAAACTCATTAAAAACCCAAGACGGTCGTTTCATAAAATATATAAAACTTTAGTTTATATTTTAATTGTAATAAATCCACGTGTCAAAATTTAATTAGCAAATGAGGACCACGTCAAGTTTAGTCAGTTATGAGGTTAGCTATGAGACAAAAGAAAATATGAATAAAACTGCACAACTTTTAAAGATTGTTATAACAATGAAGTCATTTGTGAGCTTCCTAAAATGAAAGCAGTAAATCTTGGTATTTTGATTTTCTTACTCACATGAACAAAACTAGAAAAGATACATTGGATAACTTGAAACAATATGTATGTGTCTTTGGCGATAATGAATTTCATAATTTTATTGTACTCATAAATTTATCACATAAATCCATATGAGGAGTTTACCTTCCTCAATAATACACATATTATGACGCCTTTTGAAAATACAAAACTAGAACAAACATGATTTCTCATGTGCAAATTCTGAAAAATGAAAAATAAAATAAGTTTAGGGCCCAACCGGGTTCGAACCGGTGACCTCTTGATCTGCAGTCAAATGCTCTACCACTGAGCTATGGACCCACTTTGATAAGTGTTTCAGTTTCAACAATAAACATGAAAAATAAACATGAAAAATAACGCTGGATATACAAAAGAGTGTAGTAATGGACCCATTTACCATCGAGGCAGAGGTCTCCCTTGTCCGCAGACAGAAGAGAATCCGAATTGAACAGCGACCAGCGGCTCATCTTCAGCTGCTGCTTCATCTTCCCATTTTCTTTTTGCGTGGAAAGGAGGACATCTATCTGGTAAGTAGATTTGGCTCTGACGCTTAGCTATACCAAGTTTTGATTTCGAGTCTCATCCAAATGCGATACAACCCCAAACCCCACTAAACCGAGGTTTAGAATTGTGCAACCCCTGAGTTTTTACATTAGTGTGTCAAAGATGCCTACTTTTTGGCCTTTGGTTGCATAGCATGTCGCTGCATTTTGAATCTTTCATTGAAACAATACACCCAGTTGACAAAAGGGGATATAATTATGGTTGTGGCATGTTTTTGATCATCAAAGAGCTATAAACTGAATAATCCAGATGATTGTTTGAGGCTGGTTGATGTTTTTGTTTTGTTTGAAAAGGTAGATACTTTCTATTGAATTTCTTACCTGCATCTGGAACATAAAATTTATGCTTCTGTAAGCTTGGGTTCTGAAATCAAGGTCTTTTGTACATTGTACACAAAGTTTAGTTGTATGAATGAGAGTAGTTAGATGAGAGACCAACATCTCTTCTGTCTAATTCAAATGAGAATTAGAGCTATCTGACTGATGTAATCGGACTGATGTCCTTCAATGCATTAGGGGTCTTTATCTTCTTTATGGTCTTTTGTGGTTGTGGATGGTCCTGTAGACTCAAATTGGAACAGTGATCGATTTCCATGTTACACTTCATTTACGTAAATCAATAGCTTTTTTCGACGAGTACGTAAATCAATAGTTCAATTTGCACCTTGTAGGGCATTTCTTATTTTTATAGAACTTGTTTACCAGAAAGAATGGTATTATAGCTCCGTTACCAAGGTGAACCTGCAAATATTTCACCTCGTGTCTATGTTTGTTGAGTTTATTGATTAAACTTAAGGTTCTGGATAGTGCATGAGATTGTAGTAATGGATCATATAGGGTTATTGGAGTTGAAACTGGACTATGAGGAGTCATGCCCCCTATAGTATTAGTCTTTAGGTATGTGAAAACATAAACAAAACTATGTGGTAAATGAAAATTGTTTGTCTGTGAATATGACTATTGAGAAAATGTCTCTGAGCAAATTTATGAAGCTAAATGAGGTGGGATGTTCAGATTGGAGTTCTTGTAGTTGTGCTATTGTCTAAACCATACTCCTTTTGCTCTCTGAAATGGTCTAATCTCCGTCCCCCCCCCCCCCCCCCCCTCCCCTTCTTTATGTGTCTTGCTTATCTTTCTGCCTGGCTACCTTGTTAAGAAGTGTTACATCTGTTTCAGGATTGGCAGGCACTTTTGTTAAATTCAGTAGTGGATTCTCGTGTTGAATGCTCAGATGGCTTGTTCGTTTAGTTTGCCATCAACTGGCCTCCAAACATTTGGATTGAATCCTCAAAGCAGAGTTTCACAAGCGAAATATGGAGTTTTTACTTTGCGATCCTCACCTGGGTCTCTTCGTGTCCGGGCAGTGCAAGAGACTGGAGGGTCCCGCAGACTAGTTGATATAATCAGAACTGTGCCAGAGCTCTCAAGTAACTACTTTCGAAGTCCATCTCGTAGGGCTCTCTTTGGGGGAATATCTTTGTTGGGTGGGTTTTATGTTGCACAAACGATATCTCTGTCATTTGGAGCTTTAGGAGTCAATGATGTTATTGCTGCAGTTGTGTGTGTTCTCCTGACAGAATATGTTACCAAATTTTATTACAGCAGACCAAAAGTAACATTTCCTATTGCTCTTCTCAACAATTTCAAAATGGGATTCACTTATGGCCTGTTCATAGATGCTTTTAAGCTTGCCAGTTAATGCCATGTAAAACTGGTCTTGACCAAGACCATTTTGGACATGTAAAGTACACCATTCTCTGTTTATGCTGATATTTAGATTAAAAAGATGCATTTTTGAATTATACAGTCTCGTCTATTTATTTATTTTGTTATTATAGGCAAGTATGCATTTCAGTTGTGTGTTGAACTCTGCTATAATACTAGAAATAAGGGAGAGAAACATGA from Fragaria vesca subsp. vesca linkage group LG3, FraVesHawaii_1.0, whole genome shotgun sequence harbors:
- the LOC101298586 gene encoding ycf20-like protein-like, which codes for MACSFSLPSTGLQTFGLNPQSRVSQAKYGVFTLRSSPGSLRVRAVQETGGSRRLVDIIRTVPELSSNYFRSPSRRALFGGISLLGGFYVAQTISLSFGALGVNDVIAAVVCVLLTEYVTKFYYSRPKVTFPIALLNNFKMGFTYGLFIDAFKLAS